Proteins from one Aureimonas sp. SA4125 genomic window:
- the addB gene encoding double-strand break repair protein AddB, with protein MRANVLSIAPGLPFLRTLAEAVLDGRVLRGTRSAQDPLALAGITLFVPSRRAARSLGAEFARALGGKAAILPAIRLIGDDDDDDATLFAAPDAAGLVPVMSPLERRMLIARFVRQWKAGLNASALELLAGEAVVLPASAADALWLAGDLATLLDETVNEAATLSALVTLAPDRLADWWQLTLTFLRILTESWPAVLAERGAVDAASARNAFLEREAGRYRSLGSAGPVIVAGSTATAPATIALMRAVAQLENGALVLPGLDRHLEPRGFDAIDIARSPGRSGTAPGHPQFGLKKILAGLLVPRENVEHIAPPENSAADLRDAFVADALRPAETTDAWGEADGAAPRHPPAALDGLALVEAVDEREEALAIAIAMRDALSAPDTTVALTTPDRSLARRVVAELKRFGIEANDSAGRPLAATAPGTLLTLAVEAALSPGDPIALVGLLKHPLLRLGLLPGEARRAARAIETIGLRGTVGIADAARLAAIFAEARAAAEDAATRAPPRPVRLVPAADRDLAVTLSARLEAALLPLTGLRSSPPATIDVFARAVTEVLEALAADPGGDASELYREEAGAALATFLAGLVACPDTGFAFAPSELSDVMTALMAGETVRPRGGLSARAFVWGTLEARLQHVDTMVLGGLNEGTWPARAGSDAFLSRLMRAEIALDPPERRIGLAAHDFTQALGARRVVMTRSQRAGGAPAIASRWLQRLLTLAGETGASRLRAEGAAFLAHARRLDLLPEVPRSPRPAPVPPLADRPNRYSVTEVETLIRDPYAIHARKILRLEPMPALMRDPGAADRGNLYHAVLAGFVTCGIDPADPAAEEKLLTLAREKFDAEQLPAEVEAIWWPRMETLAKNYVDWERARGTRVIRRFEEARGSWRFADLDTELSGYADRIDVMEDGSVEIIDFKTGTSPSVKQARTLLAPQLPLEGAMVRLGAFAATKGPVVSVSDLLYVRLRERELYDETLTHVDKKSGAETTGDSLSDAALAKFRQLIAAYRDPGQPFVSRPRPFLAGDYSGAYDHLARAREWSVGVDSGEETE; from the coding sequence CTCGGCGCGGAATTCGCCCGCGCGCTCGGCGGCAAGGCGGCCATCCTCCCCGCCATTCGGCTGATCGGCGACGACGACGACGACGACGCCACGCTGTTTGCCGCGCCCGATGCCGCGGGGCTCGTCCCGGTGATGTCGCCGCTCGAGCGGCGCATGCTGATCGCCCGCTTCGTCCGGCAGTGGAAGGCCGGCCTCAACGCCAGTGCGCTGGAGCTTCTCGCCGGCGAAGCCGTCGTCCTGCCGGCGTCCGCCGCCGACGCCCTGTGGCTCGCCGGGGATCTCGCGACGCTCCTCGACGAGACGGTGAACGAGGCCGCGACGCTGTCGGCCCTCGTGACGCTTGCCCCCGACCGCCTCGCCGACTGGTGGCAGCTGACGCTGACCTTCCTCCGGATTCTCACCGAGAGCTGGCCAGCGGTGTTGGCAGAGCGCGGGGCGGTGGACGCCGCATCCGCGCGCAACGCCTTCCTCGAGCGCGAGGCCGGGCGCTATCGCAGTCTCGGCTCGGCCGGCCCCGTCATCGTCGCCGGCTCCACCGCGACGGCACCGGCGACCATCGCCCTGATGCGCGCGGTGGCGCAATTGGAAAACGGCGCGCTCGTGCTGCCGGGTCTTGACCGGCATCTGGAGCCGCGCGGCTTCGACGCCATCGACATCGCCCGGTCGCCCGGCCGCTCGGGCACCGCCCCCGGCCATCCGCAGTTCGGGCTGAAGAAGATTCTTGCCGGGCTCCTCGTCCCGCGCGAAAACGTCGAGCACATCGCGCCGCCGGAAAACTCGGCCGCCGATCTGCGCGACGCCTTCGTCGCCGACGCGCTGCGCCCGGCCGAGACGACCGACGCCTGGGGCGAGGCGGACGGAGCCGCACCGCGTCATCCGCCGGCGGCGCTGGACGGGCTGGCGCTCGTCGAGGCGGTCGACGAGCGCGAGGAGGCGCTCGCCATCGCCATCGCCATGCGCGACGCGCTGTCGGCACCGGACACGACGGTGGCGCTGACGACGCCGGACCGCAGCCTTGCCCGCCGCGTCGTCGCCGAGTTGAAGCGCTTCGGCATCGAGGCCAATGACTCCGCCGGACGCCCGCTCGCCGCCACGGCACCGGGAACGCTCCTGACTCTTGCCGTCGAGGCGGCGCTGTCGCCGGGCGACCCGATCGCCCTCGTCGGCCTGTTGAAGCACCCGCTGCTGCGGCTCGGCCTCCTGCCGGGCGAGGCGCGCCGCGCCGCGCGCGCGATCGAGACCATCGGCCTGCGCGGTACCGTCGGCATCGCCGACGCCGCGCGCCTCGCGGCGATCTTCGCCGAGGCGCGCGCGGCGGCGGAGGACGCCGCGACGCGGGCTCCTCCCCGGCCCGTGCGGCTGGTGCCGGCGGCCGACCGCGACCTCGCCGTCACGCTCTCCGCCCGGCTGGAGGCAGCCCTCCTGCCGCTGACCGGATTGCGGTCTTCCCCACCCGCGACCATCGACGTTTTCGCCCGCGCGGTGACGGAGGTGCTGGAAGCCCTCGCTGCCGATCCCGGCGGCGACGCCTCGGAGCTCTACCGCGAGGAGGCAGGTGCCGCGCTCGCGACCTTCCTTGCCGGCCTCGTCGCCTGCCCGGACACCGGCTTTGCCTTCGCGCCCTCCGAACTCTCCGACGTGATGACGGCGCTGATGGCGGGCGAGACGGTGCGGCCGCGCGGCGGCCTGTCGGCGCGCGCCTTCGTCTGGGGAACGCTGGAGGCGCGGCTGCAGCATGTCGACACCATGGTGCTCGGCGGCCTCAACGAGGGCACCTGGCCGGCGCGGGCTGGCAGCGACGCTTTTCTGTCGCGGCTGATGCGCGCGGAGATCGCGCTCGATCCGCCGGAGCGCCGCATCGGCCTTGCCGCCCATGATTTCACCCAGGCGCTCGGCGCAAGACGCGTGGTGATGACCCGCTCGCAGCGCGCCGGCGGCGCCCCCGCGATCGCCTCGCGCTGGCTGCAGCGGCTGCTGACGCTGGCGGGGGAGACGGGCGCTTCGCGGCTGCGGGCGGAGGGTGCCGCCTTCCTTGCCCATGCCCGCCGCCTCGACCTTCTGCCGGAGGTGCCGCGCAGCCCGCGCCCGGCGCCAGTGCCGCCGCTCGCCGACCGGCCGAACCGCTATTCCGTCACCGAGGTTGAGACCCTCATCCGCGACCCCTACGCGATCCATGCGAGAAAGATCCTGCGGCTGGAGCCGATGCCGGCGCTGATGCGCGATCCCGGCGCTGCCGACCGCGGCAATCTCTACCACGCCGTCCTCGCCGGCTTCGTCACCTGCGGCATCGACCCCGCCGACCCCGCGGCCGAGGAAAAGCTGCTGACGCTCGCGCGGGAAAAATTCGATGCCGAGCAGCTGCCGGCCGAGGTCGAGGCGATCTGGTGGCCGCGCATGGAGACGCTGGCGAAGAACTATGTCGACTGGGAGCGCGCGCGCGGGACGCGCGTTATCCGGCGTTTCGAGGAGGCGCGGGGCTCGTGGCGCTTCGCTGACCTCGACACCGAGCTGTCCGGCTATGCCGACCGCATCGACGTGATGGAGGACGGCTCGGTCGAGATCATCGACTTCAAGACCGGCACCAGCCCCTCGGTGAAGCAGGCGCGCACGCTTCTGGCACCTCAGCTGCCGCTGGAGGGGGCGATGGTGCGTCTCGGCGCCTTCGCGGCGACGAAGGGACCGGTCGTCTCGGTCTCCGACCTTCTCTATGTCAGGCTGCGCGAGCGCGAACTCTATGACGAGACGCTGACCCATGTCGACAAGAAGTCCGGCGCCGAGACCACGGGCGACAGCCTGTCGGACGCGGCGCTGGCCAAATTCCGGCAGCTGATCGCGGCCTACCGCGATCCCGGCCAGCCCTTCGTCTCGCGGCCGCGCCCCTTCCTCGCCGGCGACTATTCCGGCGCCTACGACCATCTGGCGCGGGCGCGCGAATGGTCGGTCGGCGTCGACAGCGGCGAGGAGACGGAATGA